One genomic window of Moorella glycerini includes the following:
- a CDS encoding ABC transporter permease, whose amino-acid sequence MARATNLALTMIMAALLIAFAYFAYQGHRAVTLAGGTTVVTSIGILPYYAFRSFVRMLGAYILSFIFTLTYGYKAGTDERAGRWLIPILDILQSVPILGFFPAAVYFFVSLFQGRLLGVELASIFLIFTSQAWNMTFGFYESLTTIPRDLREAADAYRVRGWRRFQKLYLPAGIPKLVYNSIMSWAGGWYFLIAAEIIAIGPVEYSLPGLGSYLIKTTEKGELGLTVAGLLTLIMLITLMNIFIWRPLSTWAENFKYEFGSGGGNHIPGGWGYHLWWQAPGFREIRLLVVKGGASLTLALESYAAKLERNLAGWDFWQRLVGITRRLISWGLALLLAYALMRGLVALGTLFLMPWQPEVFSIPRAILFSFLRLLAAYLLSLAWTVPVAIWIGHNERVYEILTPVFEILASVPATALFPIIVFILVGLTGGMNLAAVLLVLTGMQWYLLFNLIAGVKSIPRDLKEAAAAFGLKGFGYLRRVVLPAMVPSLITGSITAWGGGWNALIVAEYVVYAGQTYTAFGIGSLLDTATYSSGSFQLIWSSLIAMMVTIVLMNRFFWRRLYEMAARRFKIEA is encoded by the coding sequence GTGGCGCGGGCAACGAACCTGGCCCTGACCATGATTATGGCCGCCCTTTTAATCGCCTTTGCCTACTTTGCCTACCAGGGCCACCGGGCTGTTACCCTGGCAGGAGGGACAACAGTTGTTACCAGCATCGGTATCCTGCCCTATTACGCCTTCCGGTCTTTTGTGCGGATGCTGGGCGCCTATATCCTGTCCTTTATCTTTACCCTTACTTATGGTTATAAAGCCGGGACAGACGAACGAGCCGGGCGCTGGCTCATTCCCATCCTGGATATCCTGCAGTCGGTGCCCATCCTGGGGTTCTTCCCTGCTGCCGTTTACTTTTTTGTCTCCCTTTTCCAGGGCCGCCTCCTGGGAGTGGAACTGGCTTCCATCTTTCTTATCTTCACCAGCCAGGCCTGGAATATGACCTTCGGTTTTTATGAGTCCCTGACGACTATACCCAGGGATCTCAGGGAAGCGGCTGATGCCTACCGGGTGAGGGGTTGGCGCCGTTTCCAGAAACTCTACTTACCCGCCGGTATACCCAAGCTGGTATATAATAGCATCATGTCCTGGGCCGGTGGCTGGTACTTCCTTATTGCCGCAGAAATTATTGCCATCGGGCCGGTAGAGTATTCCCTGCCGGGCCTGGGGAGCTACCTCATCAAGACCACGGAGAAGGGTGAGCTGGGGCTTACGGTGGCCGGCCTTTTAACCCTGATCATGTTAATTACTTTAATGAATATCTTTATCTGGCGCCCCCTTTCTACCTGGGCGGAAAATTTTAAATATGAATTTGGCAGCGGCGGGGGTAACCATATCCCGGGCGGTTGGGGTTACCACCTCTGGTGGCAGGCGCCGGGCTTCCGGGAAATAAGGTTGCTGGTCGTGAAGGGCGGCGCGTCCCTGACCCTTGCTTTAGAAAGTTATGCCGCGAAACTTGAAAGGAATTTAGCAGGATGGGATTTCTGGCAGCGTTTGGTGGGGATCACCCGGCGCCTTATTTCCTGGGGCCTGGCCTTGTTGCTGGCTTACGCCCTGATGCGCGGCCTGGTGGCCCTGGGCACCCTTTTCCTGATGCCCTGGCAACCGGAAGTCTTCAGCATCCCCAGGGCCATCCTGTTTTCTTTCCTGCGCTTGCTGGCAGCATACCTCCTGTCCCTCGCCTGGACGGTACCGGTGGCCATCTGGATCGGGCACAATGAACGGGTCTATGAAATCCTGACACCTGTGTTTGAAATACTGGCTTCAGTGCCGGCAACAGCTTTATTCCCTATTATTGTTTTTATCCTGGTAGGCCTGACGGGGGGTATGAACCTGGCGGCCGTACTCCTGGTGCTGACGGGGATGCAATGGTACCTCCTTTTTAACCTCATCGCCGGGGTGAAAAGCATCCCCAGGGATTTAAAGGAGGCGGCGGCAGCCTTTGGCCTGAAAGGTTTCGGGTACCTGCGCCGGGTAGTCCTGCCGGCCATGGTGCCGTCCTTGATTACCGGTAGTATTACTGCCTGGGGTGGCGGTTGGAATGCCCTGATTGTTGCCGAATATGTGGTCTATGCCGGCCAGACCTATACGGCCTTTGGTATTGGCTCCTTGCTGGATACGGCTACTTATAGCAGCGGCAGCTTCCAGTTAATCTGGTCCAGTCTAATAGCCATGATGGTGACTATCGTTCTCATGAACCGTTTCTTCTGGCGGCGGCTCTATGAAATGGCTGCCCGGCGGTTTAAAATAGAAGCCTGA
- a CDS encoding glycerate kinase — translation MKRIVIAPDSFKESLDAPAVAAAIAEGIKRVFPEVETVTVPMADGGEGLTTTLVAATGGRAITTTVTGPLGQPVRAAWGILGDGTTAVVEMAQASGLPLVPREKRNPLFTTTYGTGELIRQALDAGCRRLIVGIGGSATNDGGAGMAQALGVKLLDAGGQDIKPGAAGLEELDHIDIQGLDPRVKDAEILVACDVDNPLCGPRGASAVYGPQKGAPPEMVPRLDAALARLADIIERDLGKDVRELPGAGAAGGLGAGLVAFLDANLRRGIELVMEAVDLDGFLARGADLVITGEGEINRQTAYGKVPAGVARVAGKYGIPVVALVGSIGEGASTVYDHGIKGFMSIVPRPVPLAYCLENAASLLADAAERLVRLLTVMNK, via the coding sequence ATGAAGCGCATTGTCATTGCCCCGGATTCCTTTAAAGAAAGCCTGGATGCTCCCGCAGTTGCGGCGGCTATAGCTGAAGGTATCAAGCGGGTTTTCCCGGAAGTAGAAACCGTCACCGTACCCATGGCCGACGGCGGTGAAGGTTTAACGACCACCCTGGTAGCCGCCACCGGCGGGCGGGCAATCACCACCACCGTCACCGGTCCCCTGGGGCAACCGGTCCGGGCCGCCTGGGGTATCCTGGGGGATGGTACCACTGCCGTGGTGGAAATGGCCCAGGCCTCGGGCCTGCCCCTGGTACCCCGGGAAAAGCGCAACCCCCTGTTTACCACCACCTACGGTACCGGTGAACTCATCCGCCAGGCCCTGGACGCCGGCTGCCGGCGGTTGATTGTAGGCATCGGCGGCAGTGCTACCAACGACGGCGGTGCCGGCATGGCCCAGGCCCTGGGGGTAAAGCTCCTGGATGCTGGGGGGCAGGATATCAAGCCGGGTGCCGCCGGGCTGGAGGAACTGGACCACATCGATATCCAGGGCCTGGACCCGCGGGTAAAGGATGCGGAAATCCTGGTGGCCTGCGACGTGGATAACCCCTTATGCGGTCCCCGGGGAGCCTCGGCCGTCTACGGTCCCCAGAAGGGCGCCCCGCCGGAGATGGTCCCCCGCCTGGATGCCGCCCTGGCCAGGCTGGCGGATATCATTGAACGGGACCTGGGGAAAGACGTCCGGGAGCTGCCCGGCGCCGGTGCTGCCGGCGGCCTGGGGGCCGGCCTGGTAGCCTTCCTGGACGCTAACTTGCGGCGCGGCATCGAGCTGGTGATGGAGGCCGTAGATCTGGACGGCTTCCTGGCCAGAGGCGCCGACCTGGTCATTACCGGCGAAGGGGAAATCAACCGCCAGACGGCCTACGGTAAAGTTCCCGCCGGCGTCGCCCGCGTAGCCGGGAAATACGGCATCCCGGTGGTCGCCCTGGTAGGCTCCATTGGCGAAGGCGCCAGCACCGTCTATGACCACGGCATTAAAGGTTTTATGAGCATCGTCCCCCGGCCGGTACCTTTAGCCTACTGCCTGGAAAACGCCGCCTCCCTCCTGGCCGACGCCGCCGAACGCCTGGTGCGGCTGTTGACTGTGATGAATAAATAA
- a CDS encoding aldehyde ferredoxin oxidoreductase family protein, whose protein sequence is MARTAWIDLTTGKIEIQPTPQDDLLKFLGSRGLAAKVLYDHVGPEIRPFDPENLLIFSTGPLTGTSWPSAARYTVTAKSPATGAYGYANSSGFFGPELRKAGYDMIVCRGRAGSPVILHIEDDHIEILPAGDLWGQTTGTTEKILRERYPGSRVASIGPAGENLVRIAGIINDYARAAARTGMGAVMGSKNLKAIVVKGNHRVETPPGFKEVVRRVTAAVRNHPESQMYSKWGTVCLIDAKNMSGDMPSKNHRWGQFPLAKEINAAAVARYTVKTQGCYACPIRCARITEIPDGPFKTPVNEGPEYESTNALGSNLWNGNIELVIHANKLCNEMGLDTISTGLVIAFAMEAHERGLLHDRQYNLEWGDPETIIGLIKDIAYRRGTGDLLADGVKVASSRLGRGSDFFAMHVKGVELPRQEGRVLKAFGLGHATSNRGADHLYALPTIDVAGMTDVAAKVLPECGPELMEVTSEKFKAQMVRFTEACNALADAAGICKFAFTETYAILPADLAGGLRALGLPISDAEIMRIGQRIVNLERMYNVRHGFSRKDDYLPPRSLQEPLDVYANPEEIERVPADKASLSRCGLTIDLDTMLDEYYALGGWTREGIPTATRLKELGLEELVRDLPGYGSETF, encoded by the coding sequence ATGGCCAGAACGGCCTGGATAGACTTAACAACCGGCAAAATCGAAATTCAACCAACACCGCAAGACGATTTATTAAAATTTCTGGGCAGCCGCGGCTTAGCAGCTAAAGTGCTCTACGATCACGTCGGCCCGGAGATCCGGCCTTTTGACCCGGAAAACCTGCTCATCTTTTCCACCGGGCCCCTGACCGGTACGTCCTGGCCCTCGGCGGCCCGTTATACGGTAACAGCCAAATCGCCAGCCACCGGTGCCTATGGTTACGCCAACAGTTCCGGCTTCTTCGGTCCCGAGCTGCGTAAAGCCGGTTACGACATGATCGTCTGCCGCGGCCGGGCCGGCAGCCCGGTGATCCTGCATATCGAGGACGACCACATTGAAATACTTCCCGCCGGCGACCTCTGGGGCCAGACAACCGGGACTACGGAAAAGATTCTCCGCGAGCGCTACCCCGGCAGCCGGGTAGCCTCCATCGGCCCGGCCGGCGAGAACCTGGTACGCATCGCCGGGATTATTAATGACTACGCCCGGGCCGCCGCCCGTACCGGCATGGGGGCCGTCATGGGGTCCAAGAACCTGAAGGCCATCGTAGTTAAAGGCAACCACCGGGTAGAAACCCCGCCGGGGTTCAAGGAGGTGGTTCGCCGGGTAACGGCGGCCGTCCGCAACCACCCCGAGAGCCAAATGTACAGCAAGTGGGGTACCGTCTGCCTGATTGATGCGAAGAACATGAGCGGTGACATGCCCAGCAAGAACCACCGCTGGGGCCAGTTCCCCCTGGCAAAAGAGATTAACGCCGCGGCCGTGGCCCGTTATACGGTGAAAACCCAGGGGTGCTACGCCTGTCCCATCCGCTGCGCCCGCATCACCGAGATCCCGGACGGCCCCTTCAAGACGCCGGTAAATGAAGGGCCAGAGTACGAGAGTACCAACGCCCTCGGTTCCAACCTCTGGAACGGCAATATTGAGCTGGTCATTCACGCCAACAAGCTCTGTAATGAAATGGGCCTGGACACCATATCCACCGGCCTGGTCATCGCCTTTGCCATGGAAGCCCATGAAAGGGGCCTGCTGCATGACCGGCAATACAACCTGGAATGGGGCGACCCGGAAACCATTATCGGTCTTATTAAAGATATTGCCTACCGCCGGGGCACCGGTGACCTCCTGGCCGATGGAGTTAAGGTAGCCAGCTCCCGCCTGGGCCGTGGTAGTGATTTCTTTGCCATGCACGTCAAAGGGGTGGAATTGCCGCGCCAGGAGGGCCGGGTTCTGAAGGCCTTCGGCCTGGGCCACGCCACCAGCAACCGCGGCGCCGACCATCTCTACGCCCTGCCGACCATCGACGTAGCCGGGATGACCGACGTGGCCGCCAAAGTGTTGCCGGAGTGCGGCCCGGAACTCATGGAAGTAACCTCGGAAAAATTCAAAGCCCAAATGGTACGCTTTACCGAAGCCTGTAACGCCCTGGCCGACGCCGCCGGCATCTGCAAGTTCGCCTTTACGGAAACCTATGCCATCCTGCCGGCCGACCTGGCGGGAGGCCTGCGCGCCCTGGGGCTGCCCATTAGCGACGCCGAAATCATGCGGATCGGGCAGCGCATTGTCAACCTGGAAAGGATGTATAACGTCCGCCACGGTTTCAGCCGTAAAGACGACTACCTGCCGCCGCGCTCCTTGCAGGAACCCCTGGATGTCTATGCCAACCCGGAAGAGATTGAAAGGGTGCCGGCGGATAAAGCCAGCCTCTCCCGCTGTGGCCTGACTATTGACCTGGACACCATGCTGGATGAATACTACGCCCTGGGCGGCTGGACCCGGGAGGGTATCCCCACCGCCACCAGGTTAAAGGAGCTGGGCCTGGAAGAACTGGTCAGGGACTTGCCCGGGTACGGTTCAGAAACCTTTTAG
- a CDS encoding GatB/YqeY domain-containing protein produces MKARLQQDMKEALKSHDKIRLQTIRMVLAAIKNAEIEKMHPLADEEMAAVIQREIKMRKEALEQFARGGREDLVRQTEAEIKVLEDYLPQQLSDSELRKVIRQTISEVGAQSSKEIGKVMAALMPKIRGRADGKKASEMVRELLGAGIS; encoded by the coding sequence ATGAAGGCCAGGCTCCAGCAGGACATGAAAGAAGCCTTGAAAAGCCATGATAAAATCCGGTTGCAGACTATCCGCATGGTTCTAGCCGCTATCAAAAACGCCGAAATTGAAAAAATGCATCCCCTGGCGGACGAAGAAATGGCTGCCGTTATCCAGCGGGAAATAAAAATGAGAAAGGAAGCTCTGGAACAATTCGCCCGTGGGGGACGGGAAGACCTGGTGCGGCAAACAGAGGCCGAGATCAAGGTCCTGGAAGACTACCTGCCACAGCAGCTGAGCGATAGCGAACTTAGAAAGGTCATCCGGCAAACCATCAGCGAAGTAGGGGCGCAATCAAGCAAGGAAATTGGGAAAGTAATGGCCGCCTTGATGCCGAAAATCCGCGGCCGGGCCGACGGCAAGAAGGCCAGCGAAATGGTAAGGGAATTACTGGGGGCTGGTATTAGTTGA
- a CDS encoding FGGY-family carbohydrate kinase, which yields MLYCGYPYPERRGPALAYEFKSGYLPVKNKVTRLIIAGGGAGNAIWRQIISDVLEREIAFNHYNNTALGTAYLAGYAVGLYSDFKDLREKWNPVRGWHTPRPREVTFYQQAFSFYRELNQSLDRLYTNHDINHAAQSLLKL from the coding sequence ATCCTATATTGCGGCTATCCTTATCCAGAACGCAGAGGGCCGGCACTAGCTTACGAGTTCAAGTCCGGGTATCTACCCGTAAAAAATAAAGTAACGCGCCTGATAATAGCAGGGGGCGGCGCCGGCAATGCCATCTGGCGACAGATTATCAGCGACGTCCTGGAGCGGGAAATCGCTTTTAACCACTATAACAATACTGCTTTAGGCACGGCGTACCTGGCTGGTTACGCCGTGGGGCTTTATTCCGATTTTAAAGACCTCCGGGAAAAGTGGAATCCAGTCCGGGGGTGGCATACACCGCGGCCCCGGGAAGTTACCTTCTACCAGCAGGCTTTTAGTTTTTACAGGGAATTAAATCAGAGTTTAGATCGTCTTTATACAAATCATGATATTAACCATGCTGCCCAAAGCCTTCTTAAGTTATAA
- a CDS encoding MoaD/ThiS family protein, whose amino-acid sequence MKVHVNFYGFLQAAAGTMKVILDLEAPANLVALWQQLAVRYPQLDGKDPAAILAVSLNGRRLGPEQWDDIYLRDGDQVDIFSIMSGG is encoded by the coding sequence ATGAAGGTCCACGTAAACTTTTATGGTTTTCTTCAAGCTGCCGCCGGCACAATGAAGGTAATCCTTGACCTGGAAGCTCCAGCAAACCTGGTAGCCTTATGGCAGCAGTTAGCCGTAAGATATCCCCAGTTGGACGGGAAAGATCCGGCGGCAATCCTGGCCGTATCCCTCAACGGGCGGCGCCTGGGTCCGGAGCAGTGGGACGATATTTACCTGCGTGACGGCGATCAGGTAGATATCTTTAGTATCATGAGCGGGGGGTAA
- a CDS encoding ABC transporter ATP-binding protein, whose protein sequence is MSLALLLEVSHVFKTYTDANRSLTVLNDISFTINKGEFVCLVGPSGSGKSTLLRMVVGLDRPSRGQIFYRGQEVNGVMDKMAMVFQSFALLPWLTVMGNVALGLEAKGIPRPEREAIASKYIDKVGLDGFEEAYPRELSGGMKQRVGIARALTMEPELLCMDEPFSALDAFTAQNLREELLDLWLDVTLPVKSVFMVTHGIEEAVFMADRVIVLSKRPARILADVRVDLPRPRNMKDEAFARVTDKIYSLLF, encoded by the coding sequence GTGTCCCTGGCTTTACTGCTTGAAGTCAGTCATGTTTTTAAAACCTATACCGATGCCAACCGGTCCCTGACGGTCCTTAATGATATTTCCTTTACCATTAATAAAGGAGAATTTGTCTGCCTGGTAGGCCCGTCGGGTTCTGGTAAGAGTACCCTGCTGAGGATGGTTGTCGGCCTGGACCGGCCGTCCCGGGGGCAGATTTTTTACCGCGGCCAGGAAGTTAACGGCGTCATGGACAAAATGGCCATGGTCTTCCAGTCCTTCGCCCTGTTGCCCTGGTTGACGGTTATGGGCAACGTGGCCCTGGGCCTGGAAGCTAAAGGTATACCCAGGCCGGAAAGGGAGGCCATTGCCAGTAAATATATTGATAAGGTGGGCCTGGATGGTTTTGAAGAGGCTTACCCGCGGGAGCTTTCCGGCGGTATGAAACAACGGGTGGGCATTGCCCGGGCCCTGACCATGGAACCGGAACTCCTCTGCATGGATGAACCCTTTTCTGCCCTGGACGCCTTTACGGCCCAGAACCTGCGGGAGGAACTACTGGACCTGTGGCTGGATGTAACGTTGCCCGTCAAGTCGGTCTTCATGGTGACCCACGGCATTGAGGAAGCCGTTTTTATGGCCGACCGGGTAATTGTGTTATCAAAAAGGCCGGCCCGGATACTGGCCGATGTCAGGGTAGACCTGCCCCGCCCGCGCAATATGAAGGATGAAG
- the paaI gene encoding hydroxyphenylacetyl-CoA thioesterase PaaI — MDSLEEVRARYDADTFPRSLGIELLELAPGYARVAMTLTENMVNFHGIGHGGAIFTLADTALGLASNSRGDPAVALTVTINYLSPAPVGTRLVATAEEEHLTRHTGVYRLTVTTSNGQNIALAQGTVYRQAKKRCPEQYS; from the coding sequence GTGGATTCCCTGGAGGAAGTCAGGGCAAGATATGATGCTGATACCTTTCCCCGCTCCCTGGGGATTGAACTCCTGGAACTGGCCCCCGGCTATGCCCGGGTGGCCATGACCCTCACAGAAAACATGGTCAACTTCCACGGCATCGGCCACGGGGGTGCCATTTTTACCCTGGCCGATACGGCTTTAGGGTTAGCCAGCAATTCCCGTGGTGACCCGGCCGTAGCCCTGACGGTAACCATCAATTACCTCAGCCCGGCCCCCGTAGGAACCAGGCTGGTGGCTACTGCCGAGGAAGAGCACCTCACCCGGCATACCGGCGTCTACCGGTTGACGGTTACTACCAGTAACGGCCAGAACATTGCTCTGGCGCAGGGTACCGTTTACCGCCAGGCTAAAAAACGGTGCCCGGAACAGTACAGTTAA